A portion of the Desulfurispora thermophila DSM 16022 genome contains these proteins:
- a CDS encoding nucleoside recognition domain-containing protein, producing the protein MVNLIWLAMILTGIAVAGWQNNIQVVTQAALEGAAQGVKTSLGLIAIISFWLGIMKLAEAAGLVQALAWLLSPLIRWLFPEIPRQHPAMGAIILNLSANILGLGNAATPMGLIAMREMQQLNRGDPRTASKSMCTFLALNTSCITIVPSTIIGIRAMHGSADPTAIVGTTILATACGMTGAIILDKIFRRIYKHTA; encoded by the coding sequence ATGGTGAATTTGATCTGGCTGGCCATGATCCTGACCGGCATTGCCGTGGCCGGCTGGCAGAACAACATCCAGGTGGTTACCCAGGCCGCCCTGGAAGGGGCAGCCCAGGGCGTAAAGACCTCCCTGGGTTTGATTGCCATTATATCATTCTGGCTGGGCATTATGAAACTGGCGGAAGCAGCCGGGCTGGTTCAGGCGCTGGCCTGGTTGCTTTCGCCTCTCATCAGATGGCTTTTCCCGGAAATCCCCCGCCAGCATCCGGCCATGGGGGCAATCATCCTCAACCTCAGTGCCAATATTCTGGGCCTGGGCAACGCGGCCACTCCCATGGGGCTGATTGCCATGCGGGAAATGCAGCAGCTCAACCGGGGTGACCCCCGCACGGCCAGCAAATCCATGTGCACATTCCTGGCCCTGAACACGTCCTGCATCACCATTGTTCCCAGCACCATCATCGGCATCCGGGCCATGCATGGATCGGCCGACCCCACCGCCATTGTGGGCACCACCATCCTGGCCACGGCCTGCGGCATGACCGGCGCCATTATCCTGGATAAAATATTCCGGCGCATTTATAAGCATACAGCATAA
- the ytfJ gene encoding GerW family sporulation protein yields the protein MSEHPIENLMKTAMESIKQMIDVNTVVGDPVETPDGIVIIPVSRVACGFGAGGGEYACQPEQNKDKQNQAGEPPGFGGGSGGGVVVHPVGFLVVNKGQVRFLSVGNNAIYDRLLDVAPQFINQLQGLCSQKSPQPQREQHPAIT from the coding sequence GTGTCCGAACATCCCATAGAGAACTTGATGAAAACAGCTATGGAAAGTATCAAGCAGATGATTGATGTGAACACCGTGGTAGGCGATCCGGTGGAAACCCCGGACGGGATAGTGATTATCCCGGTTTCCCGCGTGGCCTGCGGTTTCGGAGCCGGGGGCGGTGAGTATGCCTGCCAGCCGGAGCAGAATAAAGACAAACAAAACCAGGCCGGCGAACCGCCCGGCTTCGGTGGCGGCAGCGGCGGCGGGGTGGTTGTCCACCCGGTGGGCTTCCTGGTGGTGAACAAAGGGCAGGTGCGGTTTTTATCCGTGGGCAACAACGCCATTTACGACCGCCTGCTGGACGTAGCTCCGCAGTTCATCAACCAGCTGCAGGGCCTCTGCTCACAAAAATCGCCCCAACCCCAGCGCGAACAGCACCCGGCGATCACCTGA
- a CDS encoding site-2 protease family protein, whose protein sequence is MFNIHFPSLSELAIMLPAIVVGLTVHEFAHGWAAYMLGDNTARQAGRLTLNPLAHIDPVGLLLLFIAGFGWAKPVPVNPFHMYGDRRRGMLLVALAGPATNMLVALLSAVLLGLGLWRWPYIQAIMIQMININVVLAIFNLLPVPPLDGSKILAGLLPGRQEWLWQLEQYGTIVLLLLLFTGILGKVMQIIILPVLRLMINFAQFIASFIA, encoded by the coding sequence TTGTTCAACATCCATTTTCCCAGCCTTTCCGAGCTGGCCATCATGCTGCCGGCCATTGTGGTCGGGCTGACTGTGCACGAATTCGCCCACGGCTGGGCAGCCTACATGCTGGGCGACAACACAGCCCGGCAGGCGGGGCGGCTGACGCTGAATCCGCTGGCCCATATAGACCCGGTGGGCCTGTTGCTCCTTTTTATTGCCGGTTTCGGGTGGGCCAAACCGGTGCCCGTCAATCCGTTTCACATGTACGGTGACAGGCGGCGGGGCATGCTGCTGGTAGCCCTGGCCGGGCCGGCCACCAACATGCTGGTGGCCCTGCTATCCGCCGTCCTGCTCGGGCTGGGTCTCTGGCGCTGGCCATACATCCAGGCCATCATGATCCAGATGATCAATATCAATGTCGTGCTGGCCATTTTCAACCTGCTGCCGGTTCCCCCGCTGGACGGCTCCAAAATCCTGGCCGGACTTTTGCCCGGCCGGCAGGAATGGTTGTGGCAGCTGGAACAATACGGCACCATCGTATTGCTCCTGTTGCTGTTCACGGGCATACTGGGCAAAGTGATGCAAATAATCATCCTGCCGGTGCTGCGGCTGATGATCAATTTCGCCCAGTTTATCGCCAGCTTCATAGCTTAA
- the lysA gene encoding diaminopimelate decarboxylase: MKLQGTMQAGANGHLYIGGCDVVELARQFGTPLYIIDEACFRDNCRQYYQAFTARYGAQVIYAAKTLLTLAICKIVQQEGLGLDVVSGGELYTALKAGFPMERVYFHGNNKSPAELKMALDAGVGRFMVDNLYELHLLNRLAGEKGMQAGVILRITPGIEAHTHEYIKTGQIDSKFGLAIQTGQAAEGVREALDCPHIDLVGLHCHIGSQIFELESYTHAAEVMMDFAGQMKKETGWMPAELDLGGGLGIYYVAGDAPQPVSRYADCVAEVLKQKARQYEMPVPTLLVEPGRSISGPAGSTIYTVGAIKEIPGIRKYVAVDGGMGDNPRPALYQSRYEACLANKIDRPAEEKVSIAGKCCESGDMLIWDIELPRVEAGDILLVSCTGAYNYTMSMNYNRLPRPAMVLVNNGKADLILERETYADLIRNDLIPERLQQSKVLNMAAVR, from the coding sequence ATGAAACTGCAAGGTACAATGCAGGCAGGGGCCAACGGGCACCTGTATATCGGTGGCTGCGACGTGGTGGAACTGGCCCGCCAGTTCGGTACACCACTTTATATAATCGACGAAGCCTGCTTTCGCGACAACTGCCGCCAATATTACCAGGCCTTCACCGCCCGCTACGGAGCCCAGGTGATCTATGCAGCCAAAACACTGCTCACACTGGCCATCTGCAAGATTGTCCAGCAGGAAGGCCTGGGCCTGGATGTGGTTTCCGGCGGCGAACTGTACACAGCCCTCAAAGCCGGCTTTCCCATGGAAAGAGTCTACTTCCACGGCAACAATAAATCACCCGCCGAATTGAAGATGGCCCTGGATGCCGGAGTGGGCCGCTTCATGGTGGATAACCTGTATGAACTGCACCTTTTAAACAGGCTGGCCGGAGAGAAAGGAATGCAGGCCGGTGTGATCCTGCGCATCACGCCCGGCATCGAGGCCCACACCCACGAGTACATCAAGACCGGCCAGATTGACAGCAAATTCGGACTGGCCATCCAGACCGGACAGGCCGCTGAAGGCGTCAGAGAAGCGCTGGATTGCCCCCACATCGACCTGGTGGGTCTGCACTGCCACATCGGCTCGCAAATCTTTGAACTGGAGTCGTACACCCACGCCGCGGAAGTGATGATGGACTTTGCCGGGCAGATGAAAAAAGAAACCGGCTGGATGCCCGCCGAGCTGGACCTGGGCGGGGGCCTGGGTATTTATTATGTCGCGGGCGATGCTCCCCAACCCGTTTCCCGCTATGCCGACTGCGTGGCCGAAGTACTCAAGCAAAAAGCACGGCAATACGAAATGCCAGTGCCCACACTGCTGGTGGAACCGGGGCGCTCCATCAGCGGGCCGGCCGGCTCCACAATTTACACCGTGGGCGCCATCAAAGAGATCCCGGGCATCCGCAAGTATGTGGCGGTAGATGGCGGCATGGGTGACAACCCCCGCCCGGCTCTCTACCAATCCCGTTACGAGGCCTGCCTGGCCAACAAGATTGACCGGCCGGCCGAGGAGAAGGTTTCTATTGCCGGCAAGTGCTGTGAATCGGGCGATATGCTGATCTGGGACATCGAACTGCCCCGGGTGGAAGCGGGGGACATCCTGCTGGTCAGCTGCACCGGCGCGTATAACTACACCATGTCCATGAACTACAACCGCCTGCCCAGGCCGGCCATGGTGCTGGTTAACAACGGCAAAGCCGACCTGATCCTGGAGCGGGAAACCTACGCCGACCTGATCCGCAATGACCTGATCCCGGAACGTTTGCAGCAAAGCAAAGTGCTCAATATGGCTGCTGTACGTTAG
- a CDS encoding spore maturation protein produces the protein MYELITQLSRWVVPGLIAIVLVTAWVRRVNVFEVFVAGAEQGFSTAIRTIPYLVAMLVAIHIFRASGAMQLMAQALAPWLAWIGLPPELLPHAIMRPLSGGAALGIATDIIARYGPDSFLGLLVSTMQGTSDTTFYVLTLYFGSVGIVRYRYSIYTGLAADLITLLASIAVVRMAFHAGL, from the coding sequence ATGTACGAACTGATTACTCAACTATCCCGCTGGGTAGTCCCCGGATTGATTGCCATTGTCCTGGTCACGGCCTGGGTCAGGCGGGTTAACGTTTTCGAGGTATTTGTAGCCGGTGCGGAGCAGGGCTTCAGTACGGCCATCCGCACCATCCCCTACCTGGTGGCCATGCTGGTAGCCATTCACATTTTCCGGGCCTCCGGGGCCATGCAACTCATGGCGCAGGCCCTGGCTCCCTGGCTGGCCTGGATCGGCCTGCCCCCCGAGTTGCTGCCCCACGCTATTATGCGGCCCCTGTCCGGCGGCGCAGCCCTGGGTATTGCCACCGACATCATTGCCCGCTACGGGCCGGACAGTTTCCTGGGCCTGCTGGTTTCCACCATGCAGGGAACGTCGGACACCACCTTCTATGTGCTCACTCTGTACTTCGGTTCGGTAGGCATTGTGCGTTACCGTTACTCAATTTACACCGGCCTGGCCGCCGACCTGATCACCCTGTTGGCCTCCATTGCCGTAGTCAGGATGGCGTTCCATGCCGGGCTATGA
- a CDS encoding HD-GYP domain-containing protein, which produces MLLLSQYLTKKGWDVIKQHPVLGADIISEYRVLHRLIPSILYHHERYDGTGYPAGLNRESIPLGARIIAVADSFDAMTTDRSYRKRNKL; this is translated from the coding sequence TTGCTTTTGCTCAGTCAATATTTAACAAAAAAAGGGTGGGATGTTATAAAACAACACCCGGTATTAGGAGCGGACATTATCTCTGAATATAGAGTTTTGCATAGACTGATCCCCAGCATTCTTTACCACCACGAGCGTTATGACGGAACCGGTTACCCCGCAGGGCTGAACAGGGAATCCATCCCGCTTGGCGCGAGGATTATAGCGGTTGCCGATAGCTTTGATGCGATGACAACAGACAGGTCATACAGGAAAAGGAATAAGCTTTGA
- a CDS encoding pseudouridine synthase, whose amino-acid sequence MERLQKFMARCGVASRRQCEQMIAAGLVKVNGQVVTKLGTRVKPGKDVVVVNGRLLRQPEKKVYYMVYKPRGYLSALSDPAGRKLVTDLLPGVKQRVYPVGRLDYDSEGLLILTNDGQLTRALTHPSSKVPKTYRVRVQGIPSWRALEQLAGGIQLEDGITAPATVGMIDVLNGNALLEITIHEGRNRQIRRMCEAIGHPVLRLKRIRFGPLQLGKMKAGEFRELKNNEVRALLASAKLL is encoded by the coding sequence ATGGAAAGGTTACAGAAATTTATGGCCCGCTGCGGGGTAGCTTCCCGCCGCCAGTGCGAGCAAATGATTGCCGCCGGGCTGGTGAAAGTAAACGGGCAGGTGGTTACCAAACTGGGTACCAGGGTCAAACCGGGCAAAGACGTCGTGGTGGTCAACGGCCGTCTGCTCCGCCAGCCGGAAAAGAAAGTGTATTACATGGTTTACAAGCCGCGCGGCTATCTGTCCGCGCTGTCCGATCCGGCCGGGCGCAAGCTGGTGACCGACCTGCTGCCCGGCGTAAAGCAAAGAGTGTACCCTGTGGGCAGGCTGGATTACGACAGCGAAGGGCTGCTCATCCTGACCAACGATGGACAGCTGACCCGGGCCCTGACCCATCCCTCCAGCAAGGTGCCCAAGACCTACCGGGTGCGGGTGCAGGGCATCCCGTCCTGGCGAGCACTGGAACAACTGGCCGGGGGAATTCAGCTGGAGGACGGCATAACCGCGCCGGCCACGGTAGGGATGATTGACGTGCTAAACGGCAATGCCCTGCTGGAAATCACCATCCACGAAGGGCGCAACCGCCAGATCCGGCGCATGTGCGAAGCTATCGGCCACCCGGTGCTGCGGCTGAAGCGGATCCGGTTTGGCCCGTTGCAACTGGGCAAGATGAAAGCCGGTGAATTTAGAGAGCTGAAAAATAACGAGGTCAGGGCATTACTGGCTTCAGCCAAATTATTATAG
- a CDS encoding TrpB-like pyridoxal phosphate-dependent enzyme, translating to MSERKILLTEKEMPKAWYNIQADLPELPPPPLSPVTLQPVTPEELSAIFPPDLIAQEVSTERWIEIPEEVQEIYKIWRPSPLYRAKKLEQVLDTPAKIFFKYEGVSPAGSHKLNTSVPQAYYNKKAGIKRLATETGAGQWGIALSQACTFFGLECTVYMVKVSYNQKPYRRSLMEIFGSTVIASPSEHTAAGRRILEQDPSSPGSLGIAISEAVEDAAGRADTNYALGSVLNHVCLHQTVIGLEAKAQMAKAGYYPDVVIGCCGGGSNFAGLAFPFAYDKLVNNARVRLLAVEPISCPTLTRGKYAYDFGDVAGLAPIVQMYTLGANFMPPGIHAGGLRYHGDSPLVSLLVNKGLAEAKALGQTAIFQGATLFARCEGILPAPESAHAVQAAIEEALAAREAGESRVILFNMSGHGLLDLPSYDLFMAGKLEDYPLPEEDLQQALTMLPKV from the coding sequence ATGAGTGAGAGAAAAATTCTGCTCACCGAAAAAGAAATGCCTAAGGCCTGGTACAACATCCAGGCCGACCTGCCGGAGCTACCACCACCTCCGCTCAGCCCTGTCACACTTCAGCCGGTTACACCGGAAGAACTGTCGGCCATCTTCCCGCCCGATTTGATCGCCCAGGAAGTTAGCACAGAGCGCTGGATTGAGATCCCGGAAGAAGTGCAGGAAATATATAAAATCTGGCGGCCTTCACCCCTCTACCGGGCCAAGAAACTGGAGCAGGTGCTGGATACCCCGGCCAAGATCTTCTTCAAATACGAAGGAGTTAGTCCGGCCGGTAGCCATAAGCTCAACACCTCCGTGCCGCAGGCTTATTACAACAAGAAAGCCGGCATTAAGCGGCTGGCCACGGAAACAGGCGCCGGGCAGTGGGGCATTGCCTTATCCCAGGCCTGTACCTTTTTTGGCCTGGAATGCACTGTTTACATGGTGAAAGTGAGCTATAATCAGAAACCTTACCGGCGCTCCCTGATGGAGATTTTCGGTTCCACCGTGATCGCCTCGCCCAGCGAGCACACCGCTGCGGGTCGCCGCATCCTGGAACAGGATCCATCCTCGCCAGGCAGTCTGGGGATTGCCATCAGCGAGGCCGTGGAAGACGCGGCCGGCCGTGCGGATACCAACTACGCTCTGGGCAGTGTGCTCAACCACGTTTGCCTGCACCAGACCGTGATCGGACTGGAAGCAAAGGCCCAGATGGCCAAAGCAGGGTATTACCCCGATGTGGTCATTGGCTGTTGCGGCGGAGGGAGCAACTTTGCCGGTCTGGCTTTCCCCTTTGCCTATGACAAGCTGGTCAACAACGCCCGGGTCAGGCTGCTGGCGGTAGAACCGATTTCCTGCCCCACCCTGACCAGGGGCAAGTACGCCTATGACTTCGGCGATGTGGCCGGTCTGGCCCCAATCGTGCAAATGTATACTTTGGGCGCCAATTTCATGCCGCCGGGTATCCACGCCGGCGGGTTGCGCTACCATGGCGACTCCCCGCTGGTCAGCCTGCTGGTGAACAAGGGTCTGGCCGAAGCTAAAGCTTTGGGCCAGACGGCAATCTTCCAGGGTGCAACCCTTTTTGCCCGCTGTGAGGGCATTTTGCCGGCGCCCGAGTCGGCCCACGCCGTTCAGGCTGCCATTGAAGAAGCACTGGCGGCCCGGGAAGCGGGCGAAAGCCGGGTTATTCTCTTTAACATGAGCGGGCACGGATTGTTGGACCTGCCATCCTATGACCTTTTCATGGCCGGCAAACTGGAAGATTACCCGCTGCCCGAGGAAGATCTGCAGCAGGCCCTGACCATGTTGCCCAAGGTGTAA
- a CDS encoding CBS domain-containing protein: MEVITAHTNTDLDALASMVAAQKLYPEAVLVFPGKLSRNVEEFMSLHKDIFDIKDIKSISLDKVKRIILVDTKNPRRIGKLAELLQNKNIDVHIYDHHHWAEGDARGSVEVVESVGATVTLLVEIIRRRSIAISPLEATIFALGIYGDTGSLLFTSTTPRDVQAVAYLLENGANLSVVAEFLGRPMTDEQKALLRQLLMSAERHVINGCKVLIARATCPEFVVGLAMLTHTISEIERLDVIFTIVHMEDRVHIVARSNVNEVNVAEILAPFMGGGHPGAASATVKKGDINEIAEKIVRIMQDKVRPPLAAADIMSAPVKTVFPETTIAEASQVMMRYGHTGLPVVQGLEVVGVISRRDVEKATRHGLGHAPVKGFMTTNVITVGPNMPVSELRELMIENDIGRVPVVQDGRLLGIVSRTDVLKTLHHAEVKKPVKTVYVSHIRPQLNISEYLRKGLAPETWDLLQTAGEMAEDMGYQLYAAGGVVRDLLIGYGNLDIDLVVEGDGITFARTLGQKIGVKVRAHEKFGTAELVFKDGFKIDVATARVEYYEYPAALPKVETSSIKQDLYRRDFTINAMAVALNTERFGELIDFFGGREDLQFGQIRVLYNLSFIEDPTRILRAVRFEQRYGMNIEPQTLNLLKEAVRQNMLERVSNERIWDELFHIMLEPAAGKMLARLNSLQIWPQVFPGVTYWEVQPVLNNLHQAIKMLEEWDCPLPAEQWLPYMIAILHWSDEETALKICRRYNLNKRQTEKILVTLDKWGDVLSEVWRTPEEGRLGQLAQSVMALPRESYPLLLAVLDEDWMHQRLRRILTAIEYNKPQLDGKYIRQLGIKPGPIYRQALQALWQARLDNRVTNEEEEKQFLHQFFGLARTD, encoded by the coding sequence GTGGAAGTGATCACGGCCCATACCAACACTGATCTGGACGCATTGGCTTCCATGGTCGCCGCGCAAAAACTGTATCCGGAAGCAGTGCTGGTTTTCCCGGGCAAGCTCTCCCGCAATGTGGAAGAGTTCATGTCTTTGCACAAAGACATCTTTGATATTAAGGACATCAAAAGCATCTCCCTGGACAAGGTGAAGCGCATCATTCTGGTGGACACCAAAAACCCGCGCCGCATAGGCAAGCTGGCCGAGTTGCTGCAAAATAAAAACATTGATGTACATATCTACGATCACCACCACTGGGCGGAGGGCGACGCCCGGGGTAGTGTGGAAGTGGTGGAAAGTGTGGGCGCCACCGTGACCCTGCTGGTGGAAATCATCCGCCGCCGGTCCATTGCCATCAGCCCGCTGGAGGCTACCATCTTCGCCCTGGGCATTTACGGTGACACGGGTTCACTGCTTTTCACCAGCACCACGCCCCGCGACGTGCAGGCGGTAGCTTACTTGCTGGAAAACGGCGCCAATCTTTCTGTGGTGGCCGAGTTCCTGGGACGGCCCATGACCGATGAACAAAAGGCCCTGTTGCGCCAGCTCCTGATGTCAGCCGAGCGTCATGTAATCAACGGTTGTAAAGTGCTAATCGCCCGGGCCACCTGCCCGGAGTTTGTGGTGGGCCTGGCCATGCTCACCCATACCATATCTGAAATAGAGCGTCTGGATGTTATTTTCACCATTGTTCACATGGAAGACCGGGTGCACATTGTGGCCCGCAGCAATGTGAACGAGGTCAACGTGGCGGAAATCTTAGCTCCCTTTATGGGCGGCGGTCATCCCGGTGCTGCTTCGGCCACGGTGAAAAAAGGCGACATCAACGAAATTGCTGAAAAAATTGTGCGCATCATGCAGGACAAAGTGCGCCCGCCTCTGGCGGCGGCCGACATCATGTCCGCACCGGTGAAAACAGTTTTCCCGGAAACCACCATTGCCGAGGCCAGCCAGGTCATGATGCGCTACGGGCACACCGGCCTGCCGGTGGTGCAGGGACTGGAAGTGGTGGGGGTAATCTCCCGCCGCGACGTGGAAAAGGCCACCCGGCACGGCCTGGGTCACGCACCGGTGAAGGGGTTTATGACCACCAATGTGATCACCGTCGGGCCCAACATGCCGGTTTCCGAATTGCGGGAACTGATGATTGAAAACGACATCGGGCGCGTGCCGGTGGTGCAGGACGGCCGGCTGCTGGGCATCGTCTCCCGCACCGATGTTTTAAAAACTCTCCACCACGCCGAGGTGAAAAAGCCGGTCAAAACGGTGTACGTTTCCCACATCCGCCCGCAGCTCAATATCAGCGAATACCTGCGCAAAGGCCTGGCGCCGGAAACCTGGGATCTGCTGCAAACGGCCGGAGAAATGGCGGAAGACATGGGCTACCAGCTGTACGCGGCCGGCGGTGTGGTGCGCGACCTGTTAATTGGTTACGGTAACCTGGACATCGACCTGGTGGTAGAGGGGGATGGTATTACCTTTGCCCGCACGCTGGGTCAAAAAATTGGTGTCAAAGTGCGGGCGCACGAAAAGTTTGGCACAGCCGAGCTGGTTTTTAAAGACGGTTTTAAAATTGATGTAGCCACCGCCCGGGTGGAATACTACGAATACCCGGCCGCCCTGCCCAAAGTGGAAACATCATCCATCAAACAGGATTTATACCGCCGCGACTTCACCATCAACGCCATGGCCGTTGCCCTGAACACCGAGCGCTTCGGCGAACTGATCGACTTTTTCGGCGGCCGGGAGGATCTGCAATTTGGCCAGATCCGGGTACTGTACAACCTGAGTTTTATTGAAGACCCCACACGTATCCTGCGGGCTGTGCGCTTTGAACAGCGTTACGGCATGAACATCGAGCCCCAGACCTTAAATCTTTTAAAAGAAGCTGTGCGGCAAAATATGCTGGAGCGGGTGTCCAACGAACGCATCTGGGATGAACTGTTCCACATCATGCTGGAGCCGGCGGCCGGCAAGATGCTGGCCCGCCTCAACTCGCTCCAAATTTGGCCACAGGTTTTCCCCGGGGTTACTTACTGGGAAGTACAGCCCGTGCTGAACAACCTGCACCAGGCCATCAAAATGCTGGAAGAATGGGACTGCCCCCTGCCGGCCGAACAGTGGCTGCCCTATATGATCGCCATTCTGCACTGGTCGGACGAGGAAACCGCCCTAAAAATCTGCCGCCGCTATAATTTGAACAAGCGCCAGACGGAAAAAATCTTGGTCACTCTGGACAAATGGGGCGACGTACTTTCCGAAGTCTGGCGAACACCCGAAGAAGGCAGACTGGGCCAACTGGCCCAGTCTGTTATGGCCCTGCCCCGGGAGTCTTACCCGCTTTTGCTGGCCGTGCTGGATGAGGATTGGATGCACCAGCGCCTGCGGCGCATTCTGACGGCCATCGAATACAACAAGCCTCAGCTGGACGGCAAATACATCAGGCAACTGGGCATCAAGCCCGGCCCCATTTACCGCCAGGCGTTGCAGGCTCTTTGGCAGGCCCGGCTGGATAACCGGGTCACCAACGAAGAGGAAGAAAAGCAATTCTTGCATCAATTTTTTGGTCTGGCCAGAACAGACTAG
- the trpS gene encoding tryptophan--tRNA ligase: MRVLSGIQPSGNLHIGNYFGMMKRMIEYQENNELFCFLVNYHALTSVFDGDALRQRTFEAACDFLALGLDPNKSVFWVQSDVPEVTELTWLLSNVTGMGLLERCHSYKDKMAKGIPASHGLFSYPVLMAADILLFGGEKVPVGKDQKQHLEVARDIALRFNHTYGETFVIPEPDIAEDVAMVPGIDGQKMSKSYDNTIEIFADEKSLREKIMRIKTDSTPVDQPKPIEDNILFDIYCLFLDQKGREDLKDRFLTPGLKYGEVKKELFAVIWEYFAPYRQKREQLVKDRATVLEVLRQGAQKARQVAAVYLEKARHNVGLDYWN, translated from the coding sequence ATGCGCGTACTATCAGGTATTCAACCCTCCGGCAACCTGCACATCGGCAATTACTTCGGTATGATGAAGCGGATGATTGAATACCAGGAAAACAATGAACTTTTTTGTTTTCTGGTCAATTACCACGCCCTGACCTCAGTCTTTGACGGCGACGCCCTGCGCCAGCGCACCTTTGAAGCGGCCTGCGATTTTCTGGCCCTGGGTCTGGATCCGAACAAGTCTGTCTTTTGGGTGCAGTCTGATGTTCCCGAAGTGACCGAGCTGACCTGGCTGCTGTCCAATGTCACCGGCATGGGATTGCTGGAGCGCTGCCACTCCTACAAGGACAAAATGGCCAAGGGCATTCCGGCCAGCCACGGTCTGTTCTCCTATCCCGTGTTGATGGCAGCCGACATTTTACTTTTTGGTGGCGAAAAGGTGCCGGTGGGTAAAGACCAGAAGCAGCATCTGGAGGTAGCCCGGGACATCGCACTGCGCTTCAACCACACCTACGGGGAAACCTTTGTCATTCCCGAACCAGATATTGCTGAAGATGTGGCCATGGTACCGGGTATCGACGGGCAGAAGATGTCCAAGTCGTACGACAACACTATTGAAATATTTGCCGACGAGAAAAGCCTGCGGGAAAAAATTATGCGCATCAAGACCGACTCCACACCGGTGGACCAGCCCAAACCCATTGAGGACAACATCCTGTTTGATATATATTGCCTGTTTCTGGACCAAAAGGGGCGGGAGGATTTGAAAGACCGCTTCCTGACGCCGGGCTTGAAGTACGGGGAAGTAAAGAAAGAACTTTTTGCTGTCATTTGGGAATATTTCGCACCCTACCGCCAGAAGCGGGAACAGCTGGTGAAAGACCGGGCCACCGTGCTGGAAGTGCTGCGCCAGGGGGCGCAAAAAGCCCGCCAGGTGGCTGCCGTCTACCTGGAAAAAGCCCGGCACAATGTGGGGTTGGACTACTGGAATTAA